One genomic region from Bacillus sp. SLBN-46 encodes:
- the rho gene encoding transcription termination factor Rho, translating to MDLTISSLENMKLKELYELAREFKVTYYSKLTKKELIFAILKSRAEQQGYFFMEGVLEIIQSEGFGFLRPINYSPSSEDIYISASQIRRFDLRNGDKVSGKVRPPKENERYYGLLHVEAVNGEDPESAKERVYFPALTPLYPDRQMKLETTPKYLSTRIMDVVAPVGFGQRGLIVAPPKAGKTMLLKEIANSVTTNHPDVELIVLLIDERPEEVTDIERSVAGDVVSSTFDEVPENHIKVAELVLDRAMRLVEHKRDVVILMDSITRLARAYNLVIPPSGRTLSGGIDPAAFHRPKRFFGAARNIEEGGSLTILATALVETGSRMDDVIYEEFKGTGNMELHLDRSLAERRIFPALDIRRSGTRKEELLIPKDHLDKLWAIRKSMSDSSDFAERFLKKLRQTKSNEEFFAQLGEELKTRRS from the coding sequence ATGGACTTAACAATTTCAAGTTTAGAAAATATGAAGCTGAAGGAACTTTACGAGCTTGCTCGCGAATTTAAAGTAACTTACTACAGCAAATTAACAAAAAAAGAATTAATCTTTGCCATCCTGAAATCTCGTGCAGAACAACAGGGGTATTTTTTCATGGAAGGCGTTCTCGAAATTATCCAATCAGAAGGATTCGGATTCTTACGCCCGATTAATTATTCACCAAGCTCAGAGGATATTTATATTTCAGCATCCCAAATTCGCCGTTTTGACCTGCGTAATGGGGACAAGGTCTCTGGTAAGGTTCGTCCTCCGAAAGAAAATGAACGTTACTACGGCTTGCTGCATGTAGAAGCGGTGAACGGAGAAGACCCAGAATCTGCGAAGGAACGAGTCTACTTCCCTGCATTAACACCTCTTTATCCAGATAGACAAATGAAGCTCGAAACAACTCCAAAGTATCTTTCTACAAGAATCATGGATGTCGTGGCACCTGTCGGTTTCGGTCAAAGGGGATTAATCGTTGCTCCGCCTAAGGCTGGTAAAACGATGCTGTTAAAAGAAATCGCCAACAGCGTTACGACAAATCATCCGGATGTTGAACTGATTGTTTTGTTAATCGATGAGCGTCCAGAAGAGGTAACCGACATTGAACGTTCGGTTGCGGGAGATGTCGTCAGCTCGACGTTTGACGAAGTGCCTGAAAACCATATTAAAGTGGCCGAGCTCGTGCTTGACCGTGCGATGCGTTTAGTGGAACATAAGCGCGATGTGGTTATCTTAATGGATAGCATTACACGTCTGGCTCGTGCATACAACTTGGTCATTCCGCCAAGCGGACGTACGCTTTCTGGTGGTATTGACCCTGCGGCGTTCCACCGTCCAAAGCGTTTCTTTGGTGCGGCTCGTAACATTGAAGAGGGCGGAAGCTTGACGATTCTTGCTACGGCTCTTGTGGAAACAGGTTCACGTATGGACGATGTCATTTATGAAGAGTTTAAAGGAACAGGTAACATGGAGCTTCACCTTGACCGCAGTCTAGCTGAACGCCGTATTTTCCCTGCTCTTGATATCCGTCGTTCTGGAACGCGTAAGGAAGAATTACTGATTCCAAAAGATCATTTAGATAAACTATGGGCAATTAGAAAATCCATGTCTGATTCATCAGACTTTGCCGAGCGTTTCCTGAAAAAACTACGCCAAACAAAGTCCAACGAAGAATTTTTCGCCCAACTTGGGGAAGAGCTAAAAACAAGACGGTCGTAG